One window from the genome of Eucalyptus grandis isolate ANBG69807.140 chromosome 7, ASM1654582v1, whole genome shotgun sequence encodes:
- the LOC104452955 gene encoding uncharacterized protein LOC104452955 encodes MHELHPHPDNMGYVLCCLKMKQHGKADNQEPSNQVRENQPNDAAMAMDGDIPSIPQFHCPEVSSSEQNKVIAELSKKNYSKSDRSCQNKTKSLAPIHEDNNPFSQSEGSYQNKTKSPALIHKDSHPFSQSDGSYQNNTNSLALIHQDNHPFSQSEGSYQNNTNSLALIHEDKHPFSPNQKHLAWTKNSSSTANSSGSCLAVSEPSIHELHFPHPFPNFDDTSGTSNFNGEQADKSCYSMDCENPEQLPFAEHQVQNMQNQLNELITNGSSSSTEISSRSHTTITKEQSWIEPRMSPPYCDLFPNGELCNLYGLFSELEAEIGVSQYGQLGESTSWDNRLAKNRQPEPPIQQARPPLLEEKGFIKPSLSHLPGTEKIITEYASSDEVPAKAKEYNHHASQTLKNDKGKAIDTSSEISPIKLQIQIPSMTTWTDILEEEPLEPIITPALSQLAPQFPEETIMLLHTIQKSKPKTSSQAIELSSNVTPLTTSGNQLKRKYSEMINRPQAILQNEDQYF; translated from the exons ATGCATGAGCTTCATCCACATCCTGATAAT ATGGGTTACGTTCTTTGTTGCCTAAAGATGAAGCAACATGGGAAGGCAGATAACCAAGAACCATCTAACCAGGTAAGGGAGAACCAACCAAACGATGCAGCTATGGCAATGGATGGAGACATTCCATCAATTCCTCAATTTCATTGTCCTGAAGTTTCTTCTAGCGAGCAGAATAAGGTTATTGCCGagttatctaaaaaaaattacagtaAGAGCGATAGATCATGTCAGAATAAAACAAAATCCCTAGCCCCTATACACGAAGACAATAACCCCTTCTCACAGAGCGAAGGATCATATCAGAATAAAACAAAATCCCCAGCCCTGATACACAAAGACAGTCACCCCTTCTCACAGAGCGACGGATCATATCAGAATAATACAAATTCCCTAGCCCTGATACACCAAGACAATCACCCCTTCTCACAGAGCGAAGGATCATATCAGAATAATACAAATTCCCTAGCCCTGATACACGAAGACAAACACCCCTTCTCACCTAATCAGAAGCATCTTGCGTGGACTAAAAATTCCTCTAGTACAGCAAATTCATCAGGAAGCTGCCTTGCTGTATCTGAACCTAGTATTCATGAGTTACATTTCCCACATccttttcctaattttgatGACACGTCTGGAACTTCAAACTTTAATGGTGAACAAGCAGATAAGAGCTGTTATAGCATGGATTGTGAGAACCCAGAGCAACTTCCTTTTGCAGAG CATCAGGTCCAGAATATGCAGAACCAATTAAATGAGCTAATCACGAACGGGAGTTCCTCTAGTACAGAAATATCATCCAGAAGTCACACTACTATTACTAAAGAACAGAGCTGGATCGAGCCTCGGATGTCCCCTCCTTATTGTGATTTATTTCCTAATGGTGAACTTTGCAATTTATATGGCCTATTCAGTGAACTTGAAGCAGAAATAGGAGTAAGTCAG TATGGCCAACTTGGAGAAAGTACTAGCTGGGACAATCGTTTGGCTAAGAACAGGCAGCCAGAGCCTCCCATACAGCAGGCACGTCCTCCATTACTGGAAGAGAAAGGATTTATAAAACCTTCACTCAGCCATCTTCCTGGCACCGAAAAGATCATAACAGAGTATGCATCTTCAGATGAAGTGCCAGCAAAAGCAAAG GAATACAATCACCATGCCTCCCAAACCCtaaaaaatgataaaggaaaagcAATAGATACATCATCTGAAATATCACCAATTAAATTACAAATCCAAATACCTTCCATGACAACATGGACAGACATTCTTGAGGAAGAACCATTAGAACCCATCATCACGCCAGCATTATCCCAATTAGCTCCACAATTTCCTGAAGAAACAATTATGCTTCTTCACACGATACAAAAATCAAAGCCAAAGACATCGTCCCAAGCAATTGAGCTAAGCTCAAACGTAACACCACTTACCACCTCCGGCAaccaattaaaaagaaaatatagtgAGATGATAAATAGGCCGCAGGCAATCCTGCAAAATGAAGATCaatatttttaa
- the LOC104452959 gene encoding uncharacterized protein LOC104452959: protein METRIHPMNFEVKEIALLLQQKVAGYGFRPTEEELINYLKSSVPGWRESFCIIPTLENVYRIDPWDLPAKFNENSIVPSSDQEWWFICPQAQNQRNIRKTPCGFSWNITGKPRDITAKNDIDKIGSKRTLVFQDGVPTNWVIHEYHLPDHHFNSNYVLCHLKRRRNEEADNLAYLESYLHQPDHEDSFAEYLIQETMNSLIENESPPVMDFTLDNGLYDEYIQLASETSEEDEDVDYMLNRDFVDVGFFDGDAMETQSLQHGQGSNLHNESPALMRNRRTRTIDSLHGVVPLEEKKGMVENKFNGSLIAPEKPAAPPVRAASVKYRGKDEVPQFEKAKQETGAKSIKPEYTYWDEREARAKNGQISTMENRQTRTNGSVYGAVPLEQKRGVIQSKFNRSHVSSAKPMELPEKPKTPKISEPQRFYINEEMRREGVKKQEIALSNIKTECVSWDEAVATAKVLNYREHCSSSNSPRKKTSRKTEQAREKANSVTARTRPTTTNPPQPNPLNLIVGIILLFALIYDFVIA, encoded by the exons atggaAACTAGGATCCATCCCATGAATTTTGAAGTCAAGGAGATTGCGCTGCTCCTTCAGCAGAAAGTAGCCGGCTACGGATTCCGTCCAACCGAGGAGGAACTAATCAATTACTTGAAGTCGTCAGTACCCGGATGGAGAGAAAGTTTCTGCATTATTCCGACACTAGAAAACGTCTATAGGATTGATCCATGGGATTTACCCGCCAAGTTCAACG AGAATTCCATCGTTCCGTCCAGTGATCAAGAATGGTGGTTCATTTGTCCACAGGCGCAGAACCAACGGAATATCAGGAAAACACCATGTGGTTTTTCTTGGAATATCACCGGTAAACCTAGAGATATTACGGCTAAAAATGACATCGACAAGATCGGTTCCAAGAGAACATTAGTCTTCCAAGATGGCGTCCCGACCAACTGGGTCATCCATGAATATCATTTACCCGACCATCAT TTCAACAGCAATTATGTTCTGTGTCATTTGAAGCGTAGACGAAATGAGGAGGCTGATAACCTGGCATATTTGGAATCATATCTTCATCAACCTGATCATGAGGACTCTTTTGCTGAG TATTTGATCCAAGAAACGATGAATTCCCTGATTGAGAATGAGAGTCCACCAGTTATGGACTTCACATTGGACAACGGTCTTTATgatgaatatattcaattggCGTCAGAAACAagtgaagaggatgaagatgttGATTACATGCTAAATAGAGATTTTGTTGATGTCGGCTTCTTCGATGGAGACGCAATGGAAACACAG TCACTGCAGCATGGCCAAGGATCTAACTTGCACAATGAGAGTCCTGCTCTAATGAGGAATCGGCGAACACGAACAATCGACTCACTCCACGGGGTCGTTcctcttgaggaaaagaaagggatgGTGGAGAATAAGTTCAACGGCTCACTTATTGCCCCTGAGAAACCTGCGGCACCTCCAGTACGCGCCGCAAGCGTAAAATACCGTGGCAAAGATGAAGTGCCACAGTTCGAAAAGGCAAAGCAGGAAACTGGAGCTAAAAGTATCAAACCAGAATACACATATTGGGATGAAAGAGAAGCCAGAGCAAAG AATGGCCAAATATCTACAATGGAGAATCGCCAAACACGGACAAATGGGTCAGTTTATGGTGCTGTTCCTCTTGAGCAAAAGAGAGGTGTCATACAGAGTAAATTCAACCGCTCACATGTTTCCTCTGCCAAACCTATGGAGCTTCCGGAAAAGCCCAAGACTCCCAAAATTTCTGAGCCTCAAAGATTTTATATCAATGAAGAAATGAGGCGCGAAGGGGTTAAGAAGCAGGAAATTGCATTGAGTAATATTAAAACAGAATGTGTATCTTGGGATGAAGCTGTAGCAACAGCGAAG GTACTAAATTACAgagagcactgttcatccagtAATTCACCGAGGAAGAAAACAAGCAGGAAGACTGAACAAGCCAGAGAGAAAGCAAATTCAGTGACTGCACGGACTAGACCAACCACCACAAATCCTCCACAGCCTAATCCTTTGAATCTGATCGTTGGGATTATCCTGTTGTTCGCCTTAATATATGATTTTGTAATTGCCTAA